One part of the Solanum dulcamara chromosome 3, daSolDulc1.2, whole genome shotgun sequence genome encodes these proteins:
- the LOC129882753 gene encoding rab GTPase-activating protein 22-like isoform X5, with product MGNSNSSVAFKNGGSRAMKNSSSEELDTYYPVRPECLADVPKTRFKARVGKTLSERRWKAAFSKDGYLDIAGVLRRIQRGGIHPSIKGAAWEFLLGCFDPESTFEERNQLRQQRREQYAAWKSECQKIVPVIGSGKFITSAIVSNDGQPIASDDGQPIECATSTSNSQDNSDAMPADNGNFDKKMLQWKLSLHQIGLDVVRTDRTLVFYENEANQAKLWDVLAVYAWMDKDIGYVQGMSDICSPMIILLENEADAYWCFERAMRRLRENFKCSTDSIGVQSQLSTLAQIVKTVDPKLHQHLEELDGGEYLFAFRMLMVLFRREFSFVDSLYLWEILGEISGNLDARKALDEALKVHKKYLKQAKKS from the exons ATGGGTAATTCTAACTCATCCGTTGCTTTCAAGAATGGTG GGTCTCGTGCTATGAAGAATTCGTCTTCAGAGGAGTTAGACACTTACTATCCTGTTAGGCCCGAATGCCTAGCTGATGTTCCCAAGACCCGCTTCAAAGCAAGG GTAGGAAAAACTCTTAGTGAAAGAAGATGGAAAGCTGCATTCTCTAAAGATGGTTATTTGGATATAGCTGGTGTTCTTCGACGAATACAACGAGGG GGGATTCATCCATCAATTAAAGGGGCAGCCTGGGAGTTCCTGTTGGGTTGTTTTGATCCTGAAAGCACATTTGAGGAAAGAAATCAACTTAGACAACAGCGAAG GGAGCAGTATGCTGCATGGAAATCTGAATGTCAAAAGATAGTGCCTGTCATCGGCAGTGGGAAATTCATCACTAGTGCTATAGTCTCTAATGATGGGCAACCTATAGCATCTGATGATGGGCAACCTATAGAGTGTGCAACTAGTACCAGTAATTCACAAGATAATAGTGATGCCATGCCAGCTGATAATGGTAATTTTGACAAGAAAATGCTTCAGTGGAAGCTTAGCTTGCATCAAATTG GTCTGGATGTTGTTCGAACGGATCGTACTCTTGTATTTTACGAGAATGAAGCTAATCAGGCAAAACTTTGGGATGTACTTGCTGTCTATGCCTGGATGGATAAAGATATTGGTTATGTTCAAG GAATGAGTGATATTTGCTCTCCAATGATAATTCTACTTGAGAATGAAGCAGATGCATACTGGTGCTTCGAACGTGCAATGCGTCGATTG CGAGAGAACTTCAAGTGCAGCACAGATTCTATTGGAGTGCAGTCTCAGCTAAGTACTCTAGCTCAAATTGTTAAAACCGTCGATCCAAAGCTTCATCAACACCTGG AGGAGCTAGATGGTGGAGAATATCTGTTTGCATTTCGCATGCTGATGGTACTTTTCCGCAGGGAGTTCTCGTTCGTTGACTCACTCTATCTTTGGGAG ATCTTGGGTGAAATATCTGGGAATTTGGATGCAAGAAAAGCATTAGATGAGGCATTGAAGGTTCATAAGAAGTATTTGAAACAG GCTAAAAAATCATAG
- the LOC129882753 gene encoding rab GTPase-activating protein 22-like isoform X1, which translates to MGNSNSSVAFKNGGSRAMKNSSSEELDTYYPVRPECLADVPKTRFKARVGKTLSERRWKAAFSKDGYLDIAGVLRRIQRGGIHPSIKGAAWEFLLGCFDPESTFEERNQLRQQRREQYAAWKSECQKIVPVIGSGKFITSAIVSNDGQPIASDDGQPIECATSTSNSQDNSDAMPADNGNFDKKMLQWKLSLHQIGLDVVRTDRTLVFYENEANQAKLWDVLAVYAWMDKDIGYVQGMSDICSPMIILLENEADAYWCFERAMRRLRENFKCSTDSIGVQSQLSTLAQIVKTVDPKLHQHLAIILSAEELDGGEYLFAFRMLMVLFRREFSFVDSLYLWEVMWAMEYNPNIYSSYDDKRQPLLSELLYDDKPNDKHKLKEYGKFERNNLKTGAAEQNSALSVFLVASVLETKHRRLMKEAKGLDDVVEILGEISGNLDARKALDEALKVHKKYLKQAKKS; encoded by the exons ATGGGTAATTCTAACTCATCCGTTGCTTTCAAGAATGGTG GGTCTCGTGCTATGAAGAATTCGTCTTCAGAGGAGTTAGACACTTACTATCCTGTTAGGCCCGAATGCCTAGCTGATGTTCCCAAGACCCGCTTCAAAGCAAGG GTAGGAAAAACTCTTAGTGAAAGAAGATGGAAAGCTGCATTCTCTAAAGATGGTTATTTGGATATAGCTGGTGTTCTTCGACGAATACAACGAGGG GGGATTCATCCATCAATTAAAGGGGCAGCCTGGGAGTTCCTGTTGGGTTGTTTTGATCCTGAAAGCACATTTGAGGAAAGAAATCAACTTAGACAACAGCGAAG GGAGCAGTATGCTGCATGGAAATCTGAATGTCAAAAGATAGTGCCTGTCATCGGCAGTGGGAAATTCATCACTAGTGCTATAGTCTCTAATGATGGGCAACCTATAGCATCTGATGATGGGCAACCTATAGAGTGTGCAACTAGTACCAGTAATTCACAAGATAATAGTGATGCCATGCCAGCTGATAATGGTAATTTTGACAAGAAAATGCTTCAGTGGAAGCTTAGCTTGCATCAAATTG GTCTGGATGTTGTTCGAACGGATCGTACTCTTGTATTTTACGAGAATGAAGCTAATCAGGCAAAACTTTGGGATGTACTTGCTGTCTATGCCTGGATGGATAAAGATATTGGTTATGTTCAAG GAATGAGTGATATTTGCTCTCCAATGATAATTCTACTTGAGAATGAAGCAGATGCATACTGGTGCTTCGAACGTGCAATGCGTCGATTG CGAGAGAACTTCAAGTGCAGCACAGATTCTATTGGAGTGCAGTCTCAGCTAAGTACTCTAGCTCAAATTGTTAAAACCGTCGATCCAAAGCTTCATCAACACCTGG CTATAATTTTATCGGCAGAGGAGCTAGATGGTGGAGAATATCTGTTTGCATTTCGCATGCTGATGGTACTTTTCCGCAGGGAGTTCTCGTTCGTTGACTCACTCTATCTTTGGGAG GTGATGTGGGCCATGGAATACAATCCGAATATATATTCATCATATGATGACAAAAGACAACCCCTTCTTTCTGAATTATTATATGATGATAAACCCAATGATAAGCATAAACTAAAGGAATATGGGAAGTTTGAAAGGAACAATTTGAAAACTGGTGCGGCGGAACAGAATAGTGCTCTTTCTGTTTTCCTGGTTGCAAGTGTTTTAGAGACCAAGCATAGACGACTTATGAAAGAGGCGAAAGGCCTAGATGATGTTGTAGAG ATCTTGGGTGAAATATCTGGGAATTTGGATGCAAGAAAAGCATTAGATGAGGCATTGAAGGTTCATAAGAAGTATTTGAAACAG GCTAAAAAATCATAG
- the LOC129882753 gene encoding rab GTPase-activating protein 22-like isoform X4, translating into MGNSNSSVAFKNGGSRAMKNSSSEELDTYYPVRPECLADVPKTRFKARVGKTLSERRWKAAFSKDGYLDIAGVLRRIQRGGIHPSIKGAAWEFLLGCFDPESTFEERNQLRQQRREQYAAWKSECQKIVPVIGSGKFITSAIVSNDGQPIASDDGQPIECATSTSNSQDNSDAMPADNGNFDKKMLQWKLSLHQIGLDVVRTDRTLVFYENEANQAKLWDVLAVYAWMDKDIGYVQGMSDICSPMIILLENEADAYWCFERAMRRLRENFKCSTDSIGVQSQLSTLAQIVKTVDPKLHQHLAIILSAEELDGGEYLFAFRMLMVLFRREFSFVDSLYLWEILGEISGNLDARKALDEALKVHKKYLKQAKKS; encoded by the exons ATGGGTAATTCTAACTCATCCGTTGCTTTCAAGAATGGTG GGTCTCGTGCTATGAAGAATTCGTCTTCAGAGGAGTTAGACACTTACTATCCTGTTAGGCCCGAATGCCTAGCTGATGTTCCCAAGACCCGCTTCAAAGCAAGG GTAGGAAAAACTCTTAGTGAAAGAAGATGGAAAGCTGCATTCTCTAAAGATGGTTATTTGGATATAGCTGGTGTTCTTCGACGAATACAACGAGGG GGGATTCATCCATCAATTAAAGGGGCAGCCTGGGAGTTCCTGTTGGGTTGTTTTGATCCTGAAAGCACATTTGAGGAAAGAAATCAACTTAGACAACAGCGAAG GGAGCAGTATGCTGCATGGAAATCTGAATGTCAAAAGATAGTGCCTGTCATCGGCAGTGGGAAATTCATCACTAGTGCTATAGTCTCTAATGATGGGCAACCTATAGCATCTGATGATGGGCAACCTATAGAGTGTGCAACTAGTACCAGTAATTCACAAGATAATAGTGATGCCATGCCAGCTGATAATGGTAATTTTGACAAGAAAATGCTTCAGTGGAAGCTTAGCTTGCATCAAATTG GTCTGGATGTTGTTCGAACGGATCGTACTCTTGTATTTTACGAGAATGAAGCTAATCAGGCAAAACTTTGGGATGTACTTGCTGTCTATGCCTGGATGGATAAAGATATTGGTTATGTTCAAG GAATGAGTGATATTTGCTCTCCAATGATAATTCTACTTGAGAATGAAGCAGATGCATACTGGTGCTTCGAACGTGCAATGCGTCGATTG CGAGAGAACTTCAAGTGCAGCACAGATTCTATTGGAGTGCAGTCTCAGCTAAGTACTCTAGCTCAAATTGTTAAAACCGTCGATCCAAAGCTTCATCAACACCTGG CTATAATTTTATCGGCAGAGGAGCTAGATGGTGGAGAATATCTGTTTGCATTTCGCATGCTGATGGTACTTTTCCGCAGGGAGTTCTCGTTCGTTGACTCACTCTATCTTTGGGAG ATCTTGGGTGAAATATCTGGGAATTTGGATGCAAGAAAAGCATTAGATGAGGCATTGAAGGTTCATAAGAAGTATTTGAAACAG GCTAAAAAATCATAG
- the LOC129882753 gene encoding rab GTPase-activating protein 22-like isoform X2 — protein sequence MGNSNSSVAFKNGGSRAMKNSSSEELDTYYPVRPECLADVPKTRFKARVGKTLSERRWKAAFSKDGYLDIAGVLRRIQRGGIHPSIKGAAWEFLLGCFDPESTFEERNQLRQQRREQYAAWKSECQKIVPVIGSGKFITSAIVSNDGQPIASDDGQPIECATSTSNSQDNSDAMPADNGNFDKKMLQWKLSLHQIGLDVVRTDRTLVFYENEANQAKLWDVLAVYAWMDKDIGYVQGMSDICSPMIILLENEADAYWCFERAMRRLRENFKCSTDSIGVQSQLSTLAQIVKTVDPKLHQHLEELDGGEYLFAFRMLMVLFRREFSFVDSLYLWEVMWAMEYNPNIYSSYDDKRQPLLSELLYDDKPNDKHKLKEYGKFERNNLKTGAAEQNSALSVFLVASVLETKHRRLMKEAKGLDDVVEILGEISGNLDARKALDEALKVHKKYLKQAKKS from the exons ATGGGTAATTCTAACTCATCCGTTGCTTTCAAGAATGGTG GGTCTCGTGCTATGAAGAATTCGTCTTCAGAGGAGTTAGACACTTACTATCCTGTTAGGCCCGAATGCCTAGCTGATGTTCCCAAGACCCGCTTCAAAGCAAGG GTAGGAAAAACTCTTAGTGAAAGAAGATGGAAAGCTGCATTCTCTAAAGATGGTTATTTGGATATAGCTGGTGTTCTTCGACGAATACAACGAGGG GGGATTCATCCATCAATTAAAGGGGCAGCCTGGGAGTTCCTGTTGGGTTGTTTTGATCCTGAAAGCACATTTGAGGAAAGAAATCAACTTAGACAACAGCGAAG GGAGCAGTATGCTGCATGGAAATCTGAATGTCAAAAGATAGTGCCTGTCATCGGCAGTGGGAAATTCATCACTAGTGCTATAGTCTCTAATGATGGGCAACCTATAGCATCTGATGATGGGCAACCTATAGAGTGTGCAACTAGTACCAGTAATTCACAAGATAATAGTGATGCCATGCCAGCTGATAATGGTAATTTTGACAAGAAAATGCTTCAGTGGAAGCTTAGCTTGCATCAAATTG GTCTGGATGTTGTTCGAACGGATCGTACTCTTGTATTTTACGAGAATGAAGCTAATCAGGCAAAACTTTGGGATGTACTTGCTGTCTATGCCTGGATGGATAAAGATATTGGTTATGTTCAAG GAATGAGTGATATTTGCTCTCCAATGATAATTCTACTTGAGAATGAAGCAGATGCATACTGGTGCTTCGAACGTGCAATGCGTCGATTG CGAGAGAACTTCAAGTGCAGCACAGATTCTATTGGAGTGCAGTCTCAGCTAAGTACTCTAGCTCAAATTGTTAAAACCGTCGATCCAAAGCTTCATCAACACCTGG AGGAGCTAGATGGTGGAGAATATCTGTTTGCATTTCGCATGCTGATGGTACTTTTCCGCAGGGAGTTCTCGTTCGTTGACTCACTCTATCTTTGGGAG GTGATGTGGGCCATGGAATACAATCCGAATATATATTCATCATATGATGACAAAAGACAACCCCTTCTTTCTGAATTATTATATGATGATAAACCCAATGATAAGCATAAACTAAAGGAATATGGGAAGTTTGAAAGGAACAATTTGAAAACTGGTGCGGCGGAACAGAATAGTGCTCTTTCTGTTTTCCTGGTTGCAAGTGTTTTAGAGACCAAGCATAGACGACTTATGAAAGAGGCGAAAGGCCTAGATGATGTTGTAGAG ATCTTGGGTGAAATATCTGGGAATTTGGATGCAAGAAAAGCATTAGATGAGGCATTGAAGGTTCATAAGAAGTATTTGAAACAG GCTAAAAAATCATAG
- the LOC129882753 gene encoding rab GTPase-activating protein 22-like isoform X3, whose product MKNSSSEELDTYYPVRPECLADVPKTRFKARVGKTLSERRWKAAFSKDGYLDIAGVLRRIQRGGIHPSIKGAAWEFLLGCFDPESTFEERNQLRQQRREQYAAWKSECQKIVPVIGSGKFITSAIVSNDGQPIASDDGQPIECATSTSNSQDNSDAMPADNGNFDKKMLQWKLSLHQIGLDVVRTDRTLVFYENEANQAKLWDVLAVYAWMDKDIGYVQGMSDICSPMIILLENEADAYWCFERAMRRLRENFKCSTDSIGVQSQLSTLAQIVKTVDPKLHQHLAIILSAEELDGGEYLFAFRMLMVLFRREFSFVDSLYLWEVMWAMEYNPNIYSSYDDKRQPLLSELLYDDKPNDKHKLKEYGKFERNNLKTGAAEQNSALSVFLVASVLETKHRRLMKEAKGLDDVVEILGEISGNLDARKALDEALKVHKKYLKQAKKS is encoded by the exons ATGAAGAATTCGTCTTCAGAGGAGTTAGACACTTACTATCCTGTTAGGCCCGAATGCCTAGCTGATGTTCCCAAGACCCGCTTCAAAGCAAGG GTAGGAAAAACTCTTAGTGAAAGAAGATGGAAAGCTGCATTCTCTAAAGATGGTTATTTGGATATAGCTGGTGTTCTTCGACGAATACAACGAGGG GGGATTCATCCATCAATTAAAGGGGCAGCCTGGGAGTTCCTGTTGGGTTGTTTTGATCCTGAAAGCACATTTGAGGAAAGAAATCAACTTAGACAACAGCGAAG GGAGCAGTATGCTGCATGGAAATCTGAATGTCAAAAGATAGTGCCTGTCATCGGCAGTGGGAAATTCATCACTAGTGCTATAGTCTCTAATGATGGGCAACCTATAGCATCTGATGATGGGCAACCTATAGAGTGTGCAACTAGTACCAGTAATTCACAAGATAATAGTGATGCCATGCCAGCTGATAATGGTAATTTTGACAAGAAAATGCTTCAGTGGAAGCTTAGCTTGCATCAAATTG GTCTGGATGTTGTTCGAACGGATCGTACTCTTGTATTTTACGAGAATGAAGCTAATCAGGCAAAACTTTGGGATGTACTTGCTGTCTATGCCTGGATGGATAAAGATATTGGTTATGTTCAAG GAATGAGTGATATTTGCTCTCCAATGATAATTCTACTTGAGAATGAAGCAGATGCATACTGGTGCTTCGAACGTGCAATGCGTCGATTG CGAGAGAACTTCAAGTGCAGCACAGATTCTATTGGAGTGCAGTCTCAGCTAAGTACTCTAGCTCAAATTGTTAAAACCGTCGATCCAAAGCTTCATCAACACCTGG CTATAATTTTATCGGCAGAGGAGCTAGATGGTGGAGAATATCTGTTTGCATTTCGCATGCTGATGGTACTTTTCCGCAGGGAGTTCTCGTTCGTTGACTCACTCTATCTTTGGGAG GTGATGTGGGCCATGGAATACAATCCGAATATATATTCATCATATGATGACAAAAGACAACCCCTTCTTTCTGAATTATTATATGATGATAAACCCAATGATAAGCATAAACTAAAGGAATATGGGAAGTTTGAAAGGAACAATTTGAAAACTGGTGCGGCGGAACAGAATAGTGCTCTTTCTGTTTTCCTGGTTGCAAGTGTTTTAGAGACCAAGCATAGACGACTTATGAAAGAGGCGAAAGGCCTAGATGATGTTGTAGAG ATCTTGGGTGAAATATCTGGGAATTTGGATGCAAGAAAAGCATTAGATGAGGCATTGAAGGTTCATAAGAAGTATTTGAAACAG GCTAAAAAATCATAG